A single window of Malus sylvestris chromosome 5, drMalSylv7.2, whole genome shotgun sequence DNA harbors:
- the LOC126622112 gene encoding protein EXORDIUM-like 2 encodes MYPIYHFATALLLLLLVAKPSFGALVEEQPLVLKYHNGALLKGNITVNLIWYGSFTPIQRSIIVDFIHSLAPRRSPLPSASSWWKPTEKYRGGATNLLVGRQILHEAYSLGKSLRNRHLVALAGKVNALNAINVVLTASDVAVDGFCSRCGTHGSNRDKKTAYVWVGNSVVQCPGQCAWPFHQPIYGPQTPPLVAPNGDVGVDGMIINLATLLAGAVTNPYNNGYFQGPSSAPLEAVSACTGVFGTGAYPGYPGRVLVDKATGASYNAVGVNGRRFLLPAMWDPQTSACKPLL; translated from the coding sequence ATGTATCCGATTTACCATTTTGCCACTGCTCTCTTGCTCCTTCTTTTGGTGGCGAAGCCCAGTTTTGGCGCTTTAGTGGAGGAGCAGCCACTGGTGCTCAAGTACCACAACGGCGCTCTTCTTAAGGGCAACATCACTGTCAATCTTATTTGGTACGGCAGCTTCACTCCTATCCAACGGTCCATCATCGTCGACTTCATCCACTCCCTCGCTCCCCGGCGTTCCCCACTCCCCTCCGCCTCCTCCTGGTGGAAACCCACCGAGAAGTACAGGGGCGGCGCCACCAATCTCCTCGTCGGCAGGCAAATCCTCCACGAGGCCTACTCTCTCGGAAAGTCCCTCCGTAACCGACACCTGGTGGCCCTCGCCGGCAAAGTCAACGCGTTGAACGCCATCAACGTTGTTTTGACTGCCAGTGACGTGGCGGTCGACGGCTTCTGTAGCCGCTGCGGGACGCACGGCTCCAACCGGGATAAAAAGACGGCTTACGTGTGGGTTGGGAACTCGGTGGTCCAGTGCCCCGGCCAATGCGCCTGGCCCTTTCACCAGCCCATTTACGGCCCGCAAACTCCGCCGTTAGTGGCTCCGAACGGCGACGTTGGAGTTGATGGCATGATCATAAACCTCGCCACTCTCTTGGCGGGAGCCGTAACCAATCCGTACAATAATGGGTACTTCCAAGGGCCGTCCAGCGCGCCACTCGAGGCCGTTTCTGCCTGCACCGGCGTTTTCGGAACCGGGGCCTACCCCGGGTATCCGGGTCGGGTTCTGGTGGATAAGGCGACCGGGGCGAGCTACAACGCGGTTGGGGTAAACGGGCGTAGGTTCCTATTGCCAGCCATGTGGGACCCGCAAACCTCTGCATGTAAGCCGCTTCTGTGA